AAAGTATTAAAACTAAGGAAGAAATCAGGAAGGAATTACTAAAAGAATTTGAGAATAAAGGTAAAGGAATTTATGATGTGAAATCTTATGAAAAATTGCAATATAATACAGATTTGGTTAATAAATGGATTGAGAAATATCCAAACGATGCAGATAAGTTTCTACGCTTTAAAGAGGGCTATGAAACAAGGTAAAATTCATTATATTTGCTTTGTTTTTAATTTTTATAGATAACTGATGAATTTCACAGAAGACTCACGCGTAAAAATTCCTGCTATTCTACATTTAGCAAGATTAGGGTTTGAATATATTCCTCGAAATCAGCATTCACTTCGTAATGAGAGAAACAATATTTTCCCTGATATTTTCAAGGATAGTATCCAGAAAATCAATATCAATATGAGTGATGATGAAGTGGGTAGGTTGTTGGAAGATATTGCGGTGTCATTAGAATTTGATGATTTGGGGAGAGATTTTTATCAGCGTTTGACTTCTTCAAGTAGCGTAAAGCTCATCGATTTTGAAAATTTTAATAACAATTCTTTTCACATTACTACGGAATTGGCTTATAAAAGTGGTGAGGAGGAATTTCGTCCTGATATTACGATTTTTATCAACGGACTTCCGTTGGTGTTTGTAGAGGTAAAGAAACCCAATAATCGTGAAGGTATTATCGCGGAAAGAAACCGAATGAACCGCCGTTTTGGAGCCAAGCATTTCAAAACTTTTGCGAATATTACCCAATTGATGGTTTTTTCCAATAATATGGAATACGAAGATGGCACCACAGCACCTATTATGGGAGCCTTTTATGCAACTTCGGCGTATGGGAATATCCATTTTAATTATTTCCGAGAAGAAGAAATTTTCAATTTAACCCATATTTTAAAACCTGAAAATTCAGAATTTGAAGATTTTATTTTGAAGGATAATAACATTCCGCAAATAAAACATTCTCCTGAATTTAAGGAAAATAAAGACCACAATACCCCTACGCATCGGTTGCTTACCTCTTTGTTTAGTAGGGAACGATTGGCTTTTATGCTAAAATACAGCATCGCCTATGTGAGAGAAGAAAACAAAGAAACTGCCCAGCAGGAGTGGCAAAAGCACATTATGCGTTATCCACAAGTGTTTGCTACCTTGGCGATTGAAAAGAAACTAAATGAAGGTATTCATAAGGGGATTATTTGGCATACGCAAGGTTCTGGGAAAACGGCATTGGCGTATTATAATGTAAAGTTTTTGACCGATTATTTCCAGAAAAAAGGCATTATTCCTAAGTTTTATTTTGTGGTGGATAGGCTGGATTTAGCCAATCAAGCTCAGTCGGAATTTGCAAAACGCGGTTTGGAAGTCAAAAGAATTAACTCTCGCCGTGATTTTGTAGAAAATATGAAATCTACCAGCGTGGTAATGGGAAGTGCTGGGGGAGCAGAAATTTCGGTGGTGAATATCCAGAAATTCAGTGAAGAAAGCGTGGCTTCGGAAAAATTAGATTACGATGTGAATATCCAACGAGTTTATTTCATTGATGAAGCCCACAGAAGTTTCAATCCGAAAGGAGATTATTTTCTTAATCTTCTAAAATCGGACGAAAAAGCCATAAAAATTGCTTTAACAGGTACACCTTTGTTGAAAGAAACCGCTAAATTATACGATTCCAAAACTCTTTTTGGTGATTATATTCACAAATATTATTACAATAAATCCATTGCTGATGGCTATACGCTTCGCCTTATCCGTGAAGAAATTGATACCGAATACAAAATAAAAATGCAAGAGGTAATGGAGCAGATTTCGGTGAAAATGGGTGAAATAGACAAAAGCACTATTTTCTCTCATCAGAAATTTGTTTCGCCAATGTTGGATTATATTGTGAAGGATTTAACCGAATTTCGGGAGCGAAACGCTGATAGTTCCCTTGGGGCGATGGTGGTTTGTGATAGTTCTGACCAAGCCAAAGAATTATATCATCAATTTACAGAAAAATATTCTAAAAGTGAAGTGATGAATCCCTATGCTCCACAGAAAGCATCGGTTATTCTTCACGATGTGAATGATAAAATCACACGAGAGGGTGAGATTAAGGATTTCAAAAATGGGAAAATTGATATACTTTTCGTGTATAATATGCTTTTGACAGGTTTTGATGCCAAGCGATTGAAAAAATTATATTTGGCTCGGGTGGTGAAAGACCATAATTTATTG
The genomic region above belongs to Riemerella anatipestifer and contains:
- a CDS encoding type I restriction endonuclease subunit R; amino-acid sequence: MNFTEDSRVKIPAILHLARLGFEYIPRNQHSLRNERNNIFPDIFKDSIQKININMSDDEVGRLLEDIAVSLEFDDLGRDFYQRLTSSSSVKLIDFENFNNNSFHITTELAYKSGEEEFRPDITIFINGLPLVFVEVKKPNNREGIIAERNRMNRRFGAKHFKTFANITQLMVFSNNMEYEDGTTAPIMGAFYATSAYGNIHFNYFREEEIFNLTHILKPENSEFEDFILKDNNIPQIKHSPEFKENKDHNTPTHRLLTSLFSRERLAFMLKYSIAYVREENKETAQQEWQKHIMRYPQVFATLAIEKKLNEGIHKGIIWHTQGSGKTALAYYNVKFLTDYFQKKGIIPKFYFVVDRLDLANQAQSEFAKRGLEVKRINSRRDFVENMKSTSVVMGSAGGAEISVVNIQKFSEESVASEKLDYDVNIQRVYFIDEAHRSFNPKGDYFLNLLKSDEKAIKIALTGTPLLKETAKLYDSKTLFGDYIHKYYYNKSIADGYTLRLIREEIDTEYKIKMQEVMEQISVKMGEIDKSTIFSHQKFVSPMLDYIVKDLTEFRERNADSSLGAMVVCDSSDQAKELYHQFTEKYSKSEVMNPYAPQKASVILHDVNDKITREGEIKDFKNGKIDILFVYNMLLTGFDAKRLKKLYLARVVKDHNLLQTLTRVNRPYKNYQYGFVVDFADISKQFEKANYNYLEELKSELGDEMEHYSNLFKTREEIEREIAEVKEILFHYNTQNKEIFNSQISEITDKEQLASLLKQLINAKELRNIIRLQGEEDLLKNADFALWFDLLKIVSARMEILKFAESAEQGQTIENLLNVALEDVYFQFVKVSEEELKIADELQEKLRRTREEMQRNFDPKDPEFISLREELERIFRNKNLQETTQEGMQEHIVILDKIYNKVKEINRKNALLKEKYKNDERYVRIHKELKSNQLKNEKESQIHEALLATKEMLDEMVLRSSHILSNTEYFTQELINQIIVNFMDKHKIIKEEDENAFLGIQNIGNLISAEYQNSWKSWR